The Rhodococcus opacus B4 genome includes the window AGCACGTCGACGATGGTTTGGCCGGCGGGTATCTGTGCGGTTACTCCGGACTGTGTTGCGACGACCTCGAACGTCGCATCACGGAGAGGATCTGTCCCCGGGTTGACGGGTGCTTGGAATCGTTCCACGTGCAGTGATCCGGGGGGCCATGAGCGCGAGAGGCGTTCGACGGCTTTGATCAAAGGTTCCGGACCACAGCAATAGATGGCCGTCCCGAATTGCGGTGTACCGAGAACGGTGTCGAGGTCGATCAGGCCCCGCTCCTCTTCGGGCCAGATCTCTACCTTGTCACCGAAGCGGTCGAGTTCGGAGAGGAACGCCATGGATTCGCGGCGCCGGCCGCCGTAGACAAGAGTCCACGGTGTTTCCGGACGGGCCGCGTGGAGCTCTTCGATCATCGGCAGCAGGGGGGTGATGCCGATTCCACCTGCGATGAAAACGTACTTGCGCGCGGATTTCAGCGGGAACTTGTTGCGCGGGCCCCGTACCCGGAGGTGGTCGCCGGCTCGGATGCGATCGTGAACCCATTCGGAGCCGCCCCGGCTCTCACTGGCGCGGAGCACCGCTACCCGCCAATGGGACCGGTCGTCTCGAGACCCGCACAGGGAGTACTGCCGCTCGAGTCCGTCGTCCAACACCAGATCGATATGCGCGCCGGGATCCCAACCGGGCAACGGCCGGCCGTCGGGCGTGACCAAGGACAAGGATCGAACTCCGTCGGACTCCTCGTGCACGGTCTCGACGAGGACGTCGAATCCGGTCATGTCATGAGGTTGGGTCATGCTGTCGGTCCTGATACTTCCGCTAGTGGTCATCATCGGTTCCTGCCGCTTGTGCTTCGCGCTCAACCATGCGCAAGTACAGTTCTAATATTCTTCGGTCGAGTTGTTCGCGCAGAACTCCGTCCAGCGACTGGTCTGAACGCCAGCGCTGGTCGAAGTCTTCGAGGAGGCCCTGAAGGGCTTCGTTGACGGCCATTTCCATGGCCAGTCTGTGGTCGTGCACTCGGTACTGCTGTGTATTTGTACCGTTGCCGCCGGTTGCTTTTGCGAGGCGAGTAAAGAGGTCGCTGTAGTCCGCCCCGGCTGCGGCGGCGGCGACGTCGGCGAGGGCGATGCTCAAGGTTGCTGCAATGTCGTCGTTGTCGGCCGCCAAATTGGCCGGCATCCGATCCCAGGAGCGTTCGAGTCTGCCGAGGATGTGCAGTGCCGCCCGAAGTTGGCGGGCGGCGCCCCCGTCGGACACCTTCGGGAGGACGTCCTCGGTCAGGCCGCGACGTACCCCGCCGAGCAGTTCTGTGGTCGTGGGTTTCAGCACCAGGCCCATCCTTTCCCGTCGTCGGCGATCCAATTCAAGCTGCGTTTCAGTGAGGCGGTGACGGTTGCGGCGCGGTCCGCCAAGCGGAGGTTCCCGCTGACACCATCGGCGAACGAACGTGACGCCTTTAGGGAGATGGTTGCGAACTTCACTTCGGAGAAGACCCGGTAGAACCGCAACGCGTGTTCGGTCACCTTCGGTCCGCCGAACTCCTCGTACGAACGGACGAATTCCTCGAGGCCGACAAATCCTTCAGGACTCCACAGCGCACGGTAGGCCCAGGCGAGATCTTCGACCGGGTCACCGAGATGCGCCATCTCCCAGTCCAACAACGCGATCACGATGTTGTCTTGGTACAGAAAGTTCCCCGGGCGGAAATCCCCGTGTACCACGCTGATTTGGGTCGGCTCCGGCAGGTTTTCCCTCAGCCACCCGAATACGTAACCCAGTGCTGGATGAGGCTCCATGCGGCTGGTCCGGAACTGGGCTTCCCAGGATTCGATCTGTGCGAGTGGACTGCGGTCGGTGGGTCCGGACGCGAGGATGTCACCGAGGCCGAGTCCTTCCCAGTCCGAGGAGTGCAGTTCCGCGGCGGCCCGGGCGAGGTCGAGGGTCAGCTTTCGGCCACCTTCCCGGTCCTCGGATCGCAG containing:
- a CDS encoding phosphotransferase family protein, which produces MDDSEIGERIEELLRVSITGARDVRADGVERVFGGNARRAWASTVRWTDQSGASRSESVIMLSRTNGSQVDADPKWEFGVLSALGHSATRAPRAFALDADGSVVGAPSILLERMPGRADPLGFLRSEDREGGRKLTLDLARAAAELHSSDWEGLGLGDILASGPTDRSPLAQIESWEAQFRTSRMEPHPALGYVFGWLRENLPEPTQISVVHGDFRPGNFLYQDNIVIALLDWEMAHLGDPVEDLAWAYRALWSPEGFVGLEEFVRSYEEFGGPKVTEHALRFYRVFSEVKFATISLKASRSFADGVSGNLRLADRAATVTASLKRSLNWIADDGKGWAWC
- a CDS encoding PDR/VanB family oxidoreductase; the encoded protein is MTQPHDMTGFDVLVETVHEESDGVRSLSLVTPDGRPLPGWDPGAHIDLVLDDGLERQYSLCGSRDDRSHWRVAVLRASESRGGSEWVHDRIRAGDHLRVRGPRNKFPLKSARKYVFIAGGIGITPLLPMIEELHAARPETPWTLVYGGRRRESMAFLSELDRFGDKVEIWPEEERGLIDLDTVLGTPQFGTAIYCCGPEPLIKAVERLSRSWPPGSLHVERFQAPVNPGTDPLRDATFEVVATQSGVTAQIPAGQTIVDVLAGYGIDIPVSCGEGVCGTCETKVLEGIPEHRDAVLTEEQRASGEVITPCCSRSKTPRIVLDV